One genomic region from Natrinema caseinilyticum encodes:
- a CDS encoding ribose 1,5-bisphosphate isomerase → MADAESGVVPVVESTADDIAAMRIRGAASIADAAAAALAVQAEHAVADGPDAFRRQLRAAARTLYETRPTAVSLPNALRYVLRGMDGETVAELRASTIARAEAFQRDLAQAQDTLGEVGANRLRDGDTVLTHCHSTDALACIEAALEDGKSLEAIVKETRPRKQGHITARQLRAWDVPVTLIVDNAARRYLDDADHVLVGADSIAADGSVINKIGTSGLAVNARERGVPVMVAAQTIKLHPDTMTGHSVEIEMRDETEVLSDAERAAITGSVGVEAGNDTGRATTEAVGEEGDRSEPAVNADVDDQPLETDAQIESDLETDADFETDADFETDADLMVENPAFDVTPPRYVDAIVTEHGQFPPESIVTLMRELFGETTGEPWEI, encoded by the coding sequence ATGGCCGATGCCGAATCGGGCGTCGTCCCGGTCGTCGAATCCACCGCCGACGACATCGCCGCCATGCGGATTCGCGGCGCTGCGTCGATCGCGGACGCGGCCGCCGCGGCGCTGGCCGTCCAGGCCGAACACGCCGTGGCCGACGGTCCGGACGCGTTTCGGAGACAACTTCGAGCCGCCGCCCGAACGCTCTACGAAACGCGTCCGACCGCGGTCAGCCTGCCGAACGCCCTCCGATACGTGCTTCGAGGGATGGACGGCGAGACCGTCGCGGAACTCCGGGCGTCGACGATCGCCCGCGCCGAGGCGTTCCAGCGCGACTTAGCGCAGGCCCAGGATACGCTCGGCGAGGTCGGCGCGAACCGACTGCGAGACGGCGACACCGTCCTGACCCACTGTCACTCGACGGACGCCCTCGCGTGTATCGAGGCGGCACTCGAGGACGGAAAATCTCTCGAGGCGATCGTCAAGGAGACCAGACCTCGAAAGCAGGGCCACATCACGGCGCGTCAGTTACGAGCGTGGGACGTGCCGGTGACGCTGATCGTCGACAACGCGGCCCGCCGATACCTGGACGACGCGGATCACGTACTCGTCGGCGCCGACAGCATCGCGGCGGACGGCAGCGTGATCAACAAGATCGGAACGAGCGGGCTGGCGGTCAACGCTCGCGAACGGGGCGTTCCCGTGATGGTCGCGGCCCAGACGATCAAACTCCACCCCGACACGATGACGGGTCACAGCGTCGAAATAGAGATGCGCGACGAAACGGAGGTCCTCTCGGACGCCGAGCGGGCCGCGATCACGGGCAGCGTCGGGGTCGAGGCGGGGAACGATACGGGACGCGCCACTACGGAAGCGGTCGGTGAGGAAGGCGATCGATCGGAACCCGCCGTGAACGCCGACGTCGACGACCAGCCGCTCGAGACGGACGCACAGATCGAGTCCGACCTCGAGACCGATGCCGACTTCGAGACTGATGCCGACTTCGAGACCGATGCCGATCTGATGGTCGAGAACCCCGCCTTCGACGTCACCCCGCCGCGATACGTCGACGCGATCGTTACCGAACACGGTCAGTTCCCACCGGAGAGCATTGTGACACTCATGCGGGAGTTGTTCGGCGAGACGACGGGCGAACCGTGGGAAATCTGA
- the deoC gene encoding deoxyribose-phosphate aldolase yields MNRSELAPLIDHTVLGPETTPADVRDGLDAARRHGMNACIPPYAVEEAAAYAPDVTLATVVGFPHGQNTRETKRREGVTAWQAGADELDVVINVGRLRAGEDDAVRAELEELVAAVPIPVKAILETALLSDAEKRRACEAAAAAGAAMVKTSTGFEASGARTDDVALMSEYLPVKASGGIGSYDEAAAMLEAGAERIGASSGVAILEGAPE; encoded by the coding sequence ATGAACCGCAGCGAACTCGCCCCGCTGATCGACCACACCGTGCTCGGGCCCGAGACGACGCCCGCCGACGTCCGGGACGGCCTCGATGCGGCCCGACGGCACGGGATGAACGCCTGTATTCCGCCGTACGCGGTCGAGGAGGCGGCCGCGTACGCCCCCGACGTCACGCTCGCGACCGTCGTCGGCTTTCCGCACGGGCAGAACACCCGCGAGACGAAGCGCCGCGAGGGCGTGACCGCCTGGCAGGCCGGCGCCGACGAACTCGACGTCGTGATCAACGTCGGTCGCCTGCGGGCGGGCGAGGACGACGCCGTCAGGGCCGAACTCGAGGAACTGGTCGCGGCGGTGCCGATTCCGGTGAAGGCGATCCTCGAGACGGCACTGCTTTCGGACGCGGAGAAACGTCGTGCCTGCGAAGCCGCCGCGGCCGCCGGCGCGGCGATGGTCAAAACGTCGACGGGATTCGAAGCGAGCGGCGCGAGGACCGACGACGTCGCGCTCATGAGCGAGTACCTCCCGGTCAAGGCCAGCGGCGGCATCGGCAGCTACGACGAGGCCGCGGCCATGCTCGAGGCCGGTGCCGAACGGAT